A single genomic interval of Koleobacter methoxysyntrophicus harbors:
- a CDS encoding sodium:solute symporter family protein encodes MGFNQMFLILFIFFAALLIWGGWYTRKWINDASDFILAGREVSLLINVFGVAAIGFAGTSITLVPGLVVQGGFWASMWFSIAYLIGGLALYGLVFAKFIRRCGAHTLPEWLEMRFDSPTRTVITITTILGLLGILANNIVSMAAVVVGFTGWNLLITTTVIYFVFLLFTYIGGFWAVTLTDFMQMIIGLIALPLLLISLMVKYGGLSWPVANWPSPSGTIWDTGIAGWQIPVFSLKYPTVLTFFILFAAFLVWGNNYYWLRISSSRSERTATMSYVYAATLLLVVNYLILQFIGMYAGAAFKDTFAPFGKISPMAAYGVVLRAVPTFIAGFALLGALAASVSTAATAHMGATSTAVRDIYQRLFKPDAKASELVKPSKVIMMVLGVLVWLLTLYPGGPLYLFAFANAWLGPPSILVLLGTFWRRTTSTGALWGGLIGILFLMVITLLDLTKVWSINTLMHPGVAGLFSTLIFTVVISLLTKPKYYGSSSWQITPGVDELTKIEQGRLQLNSRDIDVLKLIKQGYNTMAEISDILEVDSSISNSIIEKLDSNRLIIREALVGAGFYTFKLTPLGEKYIPEMEDIEAQLAEENLSFEDIRILRAVFEGEESLKRYFAQSKINSLKFSAFVGKLIRQGLLKEGGLWKRKIWITEKGSSVLERYKSVASIA; translated from the coding sequence ATGGGCTTTAATCAAATGTTCTTGATTTTGTTCATATTTTTTGCAGCCCTTCTTATATGGGGCGGCTGGTATACCCGGAAATGGATAAATGACGCATCCGATTTCATACTGGCAGGAAGAGAAGTCAGCTTGCTCATCAACGTGTTCGGTGTCGCAGCAATAGGTTTTGCCGGAACTTCAATCACACTAGTCCCTGGCCTGGTCGTTCAAGGAGGATTCTGGGCTTCTATGTGGTTCAGTATCGCTTACCTGATTGGCGGCTTGGCATTATACGGCCTAGTCTTTGCAAAATTCATCCGGAGATGTGGTGCTCATACCCTGCCCGAGTGGCTTGAAATGAGGTTCGATTCACCTACCCGCACAGTTATTACAATTACAACAATTTTAGGTTTGCTCGGAATTCTAGCCAATAATATAGTTTCAATGGCTGCGGTGGTTGTAGGTTTTACGGGTTGGAATCTCTTGATTACCACAACGGTGATATATTTCGTGTTCTTGTTATTTACGTATATCGGCGGTTTCTGGGCTGTTACATTAACTGATTTCATGCAGATGATAATAGGGTTAATTGCCCTCCCGCTGCTACTTATAAGCTTAATGGTAAAATACGGCGGATTAAGCTGGCCTGTTGCCAACTGGCCAAGCCCTAGCGGAACTATCTGGGATACGGGAATAGCCGGGTGGCAGATACCCGTTTTTAGTCTTAAGTACCCGACGGTACTAACATTCTTTATACTTTTTGCAGCATTTCTCGTTTGGGGCAACAATTACTACTGGTTGAGGATATCTTCTTCAAGGAGCGAACGCACCGCCACAATGTCTTATGTCTATGCTGCTACTCTTTTACTTGTTGTAAACTATCTCATCCTTCAATTTATCGGAATGTATGCCGGAGCAGCATTTAAAGATACGTTTGCACCTTTTGGCAAAATCAGTCCGATGGCAGCCTATGGTGTAGTTTTAAGAGCAGTGCCCACTTTTATAGCAGGGTTTGCACTGCTTGGTGCCCTTGCTGCATCAGTATCAACCGCAGCAACGGCCCATATGGGGGCAACATCCACGGCTGTTAGAGACATCTATCAAAGATTGTTCAAACCTGACGCTAAAGCAAGCGAACTTGTCAAACCGTCTAAAGTAATAATGATGGTATTGGGTGTGCTCGTATGGCTACTTACGCTCTACCCCGGGGGGCCACTCTACCTGTTTGCTTTTGCAAATGCTTGGCTTGGACCACCATCAATACTGGTGCTGCTAGGAACGTTCTGGCGGAGAACAACAAGCACCGGGGCATTATGGGGCGGATTGATAGGCATATTGTTCCTAATGGTCATAACCCTGCTCGACCTTACGAAGGTATGGTCCATAAATACATTGATGCATCCGGGTGTTGCAGGTCTATTTTCTACCTTGATTTTTACCGTAGTTATCAGCCTGTTAACTAAACCTAAGTATTACGGCAGTTCTTCCTGGCAGATAACTCCTGGAGTAGATGAGCTTACAAAGATAGAGCAAGGTCGATTACAGTTAAATAGTAGAGATATAGACGTTTTGAAGCTTATAAAACAGGGCTATAACACCATGGCCGAAATTTCTGATATACTTGAAGTTGATTCGAGCATAAGCAACAGCATTATCGAAAAACTGGACTCTAACCGGCTTATCATCCGAGAGGCATTAGTAGGTGCCGGATTTTACACATTCAAACTAACCCCGCTTGGCGAGAAATATATACCAGAAATGGAAGATATCGAGGCACAATTAGCTGAAGAAAACCTATCTTTCGAAGATATCAGGATTCTACGTGCCGTTTTTGAAGGTGAGGAGTCCCTCAAACGATATTTTGCTCAAAGCAAGATAAATTCGCTAAAATTTTCGGCCTTTGTCGGAAAACTAATTAGACAGGGCCTGCTGAAGGAAGGCGGATTATGGAAGCGAAAAATATGGATTACGGAGAAAGGCAGCAGTGTTTTAGAACGGTATAAAAGTGTAGCAAGCATAGCATAA
- a CDS encoding 3-keto-5-aminohexanoate cleavage protein codes for MDKLIITVAPTGAWPTKQDTPYVPLTPEEIAEETYRSWQAGASIVHIHVRDDQGRPSMQFEKFEKTVKLIREKCDIIINLTTSGGLDIPDDERMKPFMELKPELASFDAGSMNWMNTSVFLNPPKFLETLAAKMKEHGVKPEIEVFDTGMIYNALNLVQKGLIEKPLHFQFVLGAPGGITATHKNLLHLVESIPAGSTWSVVGIGRYQLPMIYTALSMGGHIRVGMEDNVYLAKGVLAKSNTEFVEKVVRLAKELGREVAKPDEARKILGLKKTFEDVG; via the coding sequence ATGGACAAACTAATAATTACGGTAGCACCTACCGGCGCATGGCCCACCAAGCAAGATACGCCATATGTACCTTTAACTCCAGAAGAAATCGCAGAGGAAACCTACAGGTCATGGCAGGCCGGTGCATCAATAGTTCATATTCACGTCAGGGATGACCAGGGTCGGCCCTCCATGCAATTTGAAAAATTTGAGAAAACGGTCAAACTCATTCGTGAAAAGTGCGACATCATAATTAACCTTACAACATCGGGCGGGCTCGACATACCGGATGATGAAAGAATGAAACCTTTTATGGAGCTTAAACCTGAACTTGCTTCATTTGATGCGGGTTCAATGAACTGGATGAACACATCAGTGTTTTTGAATCCACCCAAATTTCTTGAGACATTAGCTGCAAAGATGAAAGAACACGGGGTCAAACCGGAAATCGAGGTGTTCGATACCGGCATGATTTATAATGCTTTAAATTTAGTGCAAAAAGGGTTGATCGAAAAACCGCTGCATTTTCAGTTCGTCCTCGGAGCACCCGGCGGAATAACTGCCACACACAAGAATTTGTTACACTTAGTAGAATCAATCCCGGCCGGCTCGACATGGTCAGTAGTCGGAATCGGTCGGTATCAGCTTCCAATGATTTATACTGCCCTTTCCATGGGGGGACATATAAGAGTAGGCATGGAAGACAATGTATATTTGGCCAAAGGAGTGCTGGCAAAATCCAACACTGAATTTGTAGAAAAGGTAGTCAGATTGGCAAAAGAATTAGGAAGGGAGGTAGCTAAACCTGATGAGGCAAGGAAGATATTAGGACTGAAAAAAACGTTTGAAGATGTGGGTTAA